One part of the Arabidopsis thaliana chromosome 1 sequence genome encodes these proteins:
- the ULP1D gene encoding UB-like protease 1D (UB-like protease 1D (ULP1D); CONTAINS InterPro DOMAIN/s: Peptidase C48, SUMO/Sentrin/Ubl1 (InterPro:IPR003653); BEST Arabidopsis thaliana protein match is: Cysteine proteinases superfamily protein (TAIR:AT1G10570.2); Has 2556 Blast hits to 2339 proteins in 246 species: Archae - 0; Bacteria - 12; Metazoa - 1276; Fungi - 441; Plants - 318; Viruses - 13; Other Eukaryotes - 496 (source: NCBI BLink).) has translation MTKRKKEVIDVDCSEKKDFVIDWSSAMDKEDEVPELEIVNTTKPTPPPPPTFFSDDQTDSPKLLTDRDLDEQLERKKAILTLGPGLPDKGEKIRLKIADLEEEKQRRVLEGSKMEVDRSSKVVSSTSSGSDVLPQGNAVSKDTSRGNADSKDTSRQGNADSKEVSRSTFSAVFSKPKTDSQSKKAFGKELEDLGCERRKHKAGRKPVTRLSNGWRLLPDVGKAEHSAKQFDSGLKESKGNKKSKEPYGKKRPMESSTYSLIDDDDDDDDDDDNDTSGHETPREWSWEKSPSQSSRRRKKSEDTVINVDEEEAQPSTVAEQAAELPEGLQEDICYPTRDDPHFVQVCLKDLECLAPREYLTSPVMNFYMRFLQQQISSSNQISADCHFFNTYFYKKLSDAVTYKGNDKDAFFVRFRRWWKGIDLFRKAYIFIPIHEDLHWSLVIVCIPDKKDESGLTILHLDSLGLHSRKSIVENVKRFLKDEWNYLNQDDYSLDLPISEKVWKNLPRRISEAVVQVPQQKNDFDCGPFVLFFIKRFIEEAPQRLKRKDLGMFDKKWFRPDEASALRIKIRNTLIELFRVSDQTE, from the exons AtgacgaagaggaagaaggaagtaATAGATGTCGATTGCTCCGAGAAGAAagattttgtgattgattGGTCTTCCGCTATGGATAAGGAAGACGAAGTTCCCGAGCTCGAGATTGTTAATACCACCAAACCTACTCCTCCGCCACCGCCAACGTTTTTCTCCGACGATCAAACCGATTCTCCGAAACTCCTAACCGATCGTGACCTCGACGAGCAGCTAGAGCGTAAAAAAGCGATCCTGACATTAGGTCCGGGCTTACCCGACAAGGGTGAGAAAATTCGACTCAAAATCGCTGATCTCGAAGAGGAGAAGCAGCGTAGAGTTTTAGAAGGCTCGAAAATG GAGGTGGACAGAAGTTCTAAGGTCGTGTCTTCGACTAGCTCAG GTTCAGATGTTTTACCGCAAGGAAATGCAGTTTCAAAAGATACCTCTAGAGggaatgcagactcaaaagACACCTCTAGACAAGGGAATGCAGATTCAAAAGAAGTCTCACGGTCAACATTTTCTGCGGTTTTCAGTAAACCAAAA ACGGATTCTCAGTCAAAGAAAGCCTTTGGTAAAGAACTAGAAGATCTGGGATGTGAAAGGAGGAAACACAAGGCTGGTAGAAAGCCTGTAACAAGGCTGAGCAACGGGTGGCGGTTGTTGCCAGATGTAGGGAAAGCTGAGCACAGTGCAAAGCAGTTTGATTCTGGACTTAAAGAATCAAAAGGGAATAAGAAATCCAAGGAACCTTATGGAAAGAAAAGGCCCATGGAATCTTCGACTTATTCtctgattgatgatgatgatgatgatgatgatgatgatgacaacgACACCAGTGGCCATGAAACTCCTAG GGAGTGGTCTTGGGAAAAATCTCCATCACAAAGTTCAAGGCGCCGTAAG aaatCAGAGGACACAGTGATAAAtgtggatgaagaagaagctcagcCTTCAACAGTGGCGGAGCAAGCGGCTGAACTGCCTGAAGG CTTACAGGAAGATATATGCTACCCAACAAG GGATGATCCTCACTTTGTTCAAGTTTGTCTTAAAGATCTTGAATGCCTTGCACCTCGAGAATATCTGACATCGCCGGTTATGAATTTCTACATGAG gTTCTTGCAGCAGCAGATATCATCATCGAATCAAATCTCTGCTGATTGTCACTTCTTTAATACCTATTTCTACAAGAAGCTCAGTGACGCTGTTACGTACAAG GGGAATGACAAGGATGCCTTCTTTGTGAGGTTCAGGCGGTGGTGGAAGGGTATTGATCTATTTCGTAAGGCTTATATTTTCATACCAATACATGAAGA TCTCCACTGGAGCCTTGTGATAGTTTGCATCCCTGATAAGAAAGATGAATCGGGGTTGACTATACTTCACCTTGATTCTCTAGGACTTCACTCGAGAAAATCAAttgttgaaaatgtaaaaag GTTTCTAAAAGACGAATGGAATTATTTGAATCAAGATGACTATTCCTTGGATCTGCCTATCTCAGAAAAAGTATGGAAAAACCTCCCTCGTAGGATCAGCGAAGCTGTTGTTCAG GTTCCGCAGCAGAAAAACGATTTTGATTGTGGTCCGTTTGTGCTCTTCTTCATTAAACGGTTCATTGAAGAGGCGCCTCAAAGGCTGAAAAGGAAAGACCTGGGAATG TTCGACAAGAAGTGGTTTAGACCCGATGAAGCCTCTGCTCTGAGAATCAAAATCCGAAACACGCTCATCGAGCTATTCCGTGTCAGTGACCAGACAGAGTAA
- a CDS encoding Radical SAM superfamily protein (Radical SAM superfamily protein; FUNCTIONS IN: iron-sulfur cluster binding, catalytic activity, RNA methyltransferase activity; INVOLVED IN: rRNA processing; LOCATED IN: cytoplasm; EXPRESSED IN: 6 plant structures; EXPRESSED DURING: LP.04 four leaves visible, petal differentiation and expansion stage, E expanded cotyledon stage; CONTAINS InterPro DOMAIN/s: Elongator protein 3/MiaB/NifB (InterPro:IPR006638), Ribosomal RNA large subunit methyltransferase RlmN; (InterPro:IPR004383), Radical SAM (InterPro:IPR007197); BEST Arabidopsis thaliana protein match is: Radical SAM superfamily protein (TAIR:AT3G19630.1); Has 6934 Blast hits to 6928 proteins in 2336 species: Archae - 3; Bacteria - 5075; Metazoa - 1; Fungi - 1; Plants - 140; Viruses - 5; Other Eukaryotes - 1709 (source: NCBI BLink).) produces MSTTMRRLGIITLTNSAAVVTPSLLSSTAAFPGTLTLPSPLLSDRLTNSILFHESRSLSFSCFSSSSSSSAAYLPSLEEYPSAKGSVKRDDNQKVVLKGMTYASLQEWVQSHGFRPGQALMLWKRLYKDNIWANNVDELEGLNKDLKRMISEHAEFGALSFKDIRSASDGTRKILFTLDDGLVIETVVIPCDRGRTTVCVSSQVGCAMNCQFCYTGRMGLKRNLTTAEIVEQAVYARRLLSHEVGSITNVVFMGMGEPFHNIDNVIKAANIMVDENGLHFSPRKVTVSTSGLVPQLKRFLRESNCALAVSLNATTDEVRNWIMPINRKYKLSLLLETLREGLSSRHKYKVLFEYVMLAGVNDSMDDARRLVELVQGIPCKINLIQFNPHSGSQFIQTEEDKMIKFRNVLAEGGCTVLMRFSRGNDQMAACGQLGMIGAVQAPVMRVPEQFRTALKASV; encoded by the exons ATGTCGACGACAATGAGGCGTCTTGGAATCATCACTCTCACCAATTCCGCCGCCGTCGTCACTCCGTCGCTACTCTCTTCAACGGCAGCTTTCCCCGGAACCCTAACTTTACCCTCTCCCCTCCTCAGCGACCGTCTTACCAATTCAATTCTCTTTCACGAATCCAGAAGCCTCTCCTTctcttgcttctcttcttcttcttcttcttcagcagctTATCTTCCTTCACTAGAAGAGTACCCATCAGCTAAAG GTTCTGTGAAGAGAGATGATAACCAGAAGGTGGTCTTGAAGGGTATGACTTATGCTTCGCTCCAA GAATGGGTTCAATCTCATGGGTTTAGACCAGGACAGGCTTTAATGTTGTGGAAGAGATTGTACAAGGACAATATATGGGCAAATAATGTTGATGAACTTGAAG GTTTGAACAAAGATCTCAAGAGAATGATTAGTGAACATGCTGAGTTTGGGGCATTATCTTTTAAGGATATTCGTTCGGCTTCAGATGGAACTAGGAAG ATTCTGTTCACGTTGGATGATGGACTTGTGATTGAGACTGTTGTTATACCTTGTGATCGAGGCAGGACAACAGTTTGTGTTTCGAGCCAAGTTGGTTGTGCCATGAATTGTCAGTTCTGCTACACTGGCAG GATGGGCTTGAAGAGAAATCTCACTACTGCTGAGATAGTTGAGCAGGCTGTTTATGCCAGGCGATTGCTTTCCCATGAAGTTGGGTCAATTACAAATGTCGTCTTTATG GGAATGGGAGAGCCATTTCACAACATTGACAATGTCATCAAAGCTGCAAACATAATGGTAGACGAGAATGGACTTCACTTCAGTCCCCGCAAGGTCACAGTCTCGACTAGTGGCCTTGTTCCTCAGCTGAAGCGTTTTCTCCGTGAGTCAAATTGCGCTTTGGCAGTCAGTCTGAATGCAACAACTGATGAG GTCAGAAACTGGATTATGCCTATAAACAGGAAATACAAGTTATCTTTGCTCCTTGAGACGCTCAGAGAAGGACTCAGTTCAAGGCATAAGTACAAAGTGTTGTTTGAATATGTAATGCTCGCAGGAGTCAATGACAG CATGGATGATGCAAGGAGGCTAGTGGAGCTTGTGCAGGGGATTCCATGCAAGATCAACCTTATTCAATTCAACCCACACAGTGGTTCTCAGTTCATACAGACCGAGGAAGACAAGATGATCAAGTTTCGTAACGTTTTGGCTGAAGGAGGCTGCACTGTTCTCATGCGGTTTAGCCGAGGCAATGATCAAATGGCAGCATGTGGGCAGCTTGGTATGATTGGGGCGGTTCAGGCACCAGTGATGCGGGTGCCCGAGCAGTTCCGCACCGCTTTAAAAGCATCAGTTTGA
- a CDS encoding NAC (No Apical Meristem) domain transcriptional regulator superfamily protein (NAC (No Apical Meristem) domain transcriptional regulator superfamily protein; CONTAINS InterPro DOMAIN/s: No apical meristem (NAM) protein (InterPro:IPR003441); BEST Arabidopsis thaliana protein match is: NAC (No Apical Meristem) domain transcriptional regulator superfamily protein (TAIR:AT1G60340.1); Has 109 Blast hits to 82 proteins in 17 species: Archae - 0; Bacteria - 0; Metazoa - 0; Fungi - 0; Plants - 109; Viruses - 0; Other Eukaryotes - 0 (source: NCBI BLink).), translated as MMKSRREQSIEEAIVANYLKMMIDNVNVWPRHFLRSEDVYCKNPWTLFVTRDPIILHFGRYFFVNRSVNSGLTDGCEYGCWRIIGRDRVIKSVTTGKILGLKKVYKFCETDRKPKSVFKFLEKEKRRVRDRRIWAMEEYRFASTWKQDYVICKIRRLYPQPFDYMLAQHIRGYYK; from the coding sequence atgatgaagtcAAGACGTGAACAATCAATCGAAGAAGCAATCGTCGCAAATtatttgaagatgatgatcgATAACGTAAACGTTTGGCCTCGCCACTTCCTCCGAAGCGAAGACGTGTACTGCAAGAATCCGTGGACGCTTTTCGTTACTAGAGATCCTATAATCCTACACTTCGGACGATACTTCTTCGTTAATCGGAGTGTGAATTCAGGTTTAACCGATGGATGTGAATACGGTTGTTGGAGAATCATCGGTCGTGATAGAGTGATCAAGTCGGTGACGACCGGGAAGATTCTAGGGTTAAAGAAGGTTTATAAGTTCTGTGAAACTGATCGGAAACCGAAATCGGTTTTTAAGTTCTtggaaaaggagaagagaagagtaaGAGATAGACGAATCTGGGCGATGGAAGAGTATAGGTTTGCAAGTACGTGGAAACAAGATTACGTGATCTGCAAGATTCGACGTCTGTATCCACAACCATTTGACTACATGTTGGCCCAGCACATTCGAGGTTACTATAAATGA
- the BBX26 gene encoding B-box zinc finger family protein (B-box zinc finger family protein; FUNCTIONS IN: sequence-specific DNA binding transcription factor activity, zinc ion binding; INVOLVED IN: regulation of transcription; LOCATED IN: endomembrane system, intracellular; CONTAINS InterPro DOMAIN/s: Zinc finger, B-box (InterPro:IPR000315); BEST Arabidopsis thaliana protein match is: B-box zinc finger family protein (TAIR:AT1G68190.1); Has 858 Blast hits to 829 proteins in 73 species: Archae - 0; Bacteria - 0; Metazoa - 3; Fungi - 2; Plants - 846; Viruses - 0; Other Eukaryotes - 7 (source: NCBI BLink).): protein MAQVCHTCRHVTAVIHCVTEALNFCLTCDNLRHHNNIHAEHVRYQLCDNCSMYPSILFCYEDGMVLCQSCYSHHYNCATNGHQTQVVFANMNNQHHDHAHMPHVVHHNNNNNHQQQHVGGHQRRAEMFERSCHGDNNCERWMFAMRCELCVASNSNAVVYCPTHNQILCDSCDRMIHSHEDAVPPHSRCKLCVICKRPSRRFLIGGYQFNFPPVHPPAAEGIPVTPPTELPQQDINYDYLDDVDDFSWFGR, encoded by the coding sequence ATGGCTCAAGTTTGTCACACATGTAGACATGTAACAGCCGTGATCCATTGTGTTACAGAAGCTCTTAACTTCTGCCTTACATGTGACAACCTTCGCCATCATAATAACATACATGCAGAACACGTACGTTACCAACTTTGCGATAACTGCTCGATGTATCCGTCTATACTTTTCTGTTATGAGGACGGGATGGTTCTTTGTCAATCATGTTATTCGCACCATTACAATTGTGCCACTAATGGCCATCAAACTCAAGTCGTCTTCGCTAACATGAATAATCAACACCATGATCATGCACATATGCCTCATGTGGTTCAccataacaataacaataatcaTCAGCAGCAGCATGTGGGTGGTCACCAAAGAAGAGCAGAGATGTTTGAGAGGAGCTGCCACGGGGATAACAATTGCGAGAGATGGATGTTTGCAATGAGATGTGAGTTATGCGTAGCTTCGAATTCAAATGCTGTTGTTTATTGTCCTACACACAACCAGATTCTATGCGATAGTTGCGACCGGATGATTCACAGTCACGAGGACGCGGTGCCGCCGCATTCGAGGTGTAAGCTTTGCGTAATCTGCAAGAGACCTTCTCGCCGTTTTCTCATTGGCGGCTATCAGTTTAATTTCCCACCGGTTCATCCTCCTGCGGCAGAGGGGATTCCAGTTACGCCCCCAACAGAACTACCTCAACAAgatattaattatgattatctagatgatgttgatgatttttcttggtttggtAGGTGA
- the BGLU5 gene encoding beta glucosidase 5 (beta glucosidase 5 (BGLU5); FUNCTIONS IN: cation binding, hydrolase activity, hydrolyzing O-glycosyl compounds, catalytic activity; INVOLVED IN: carbohydrate metabolic process; LOCATED IN: endomembrane system; CONTAINS InterPro DOMAIN/s: Glycoside hydrolase, family 1 (InterPro:IPR001360), Glycoside hydrolase, family 1, active site (InterPro:IPR018120), Glycoside hydrolase, catalytic core (InterPro:IPR017853), Glycoside hydrolase, subgroup, catalytic core (InterPro:IPR013781); BEST Arabidopsis thaliana protein match is: beta glucosidase 4 (TAIR:AT1G60090.1).) → MEQFFALFTIFLSFAFPGRCSDVFSRSDFPEGFLFGAGTSAYQWEGAAAEDGRKPSVWDTLCYSRNIGNGDVTCDGYHKYKEDVKLMVDTNLDAFRFSISWSRLIPNGRGSVNQKGLQFYKNLISELITHGIEPHVTLYHYDHPQYLEDEYGGWVNNMMIKDFTAYVDVCFREFGNYVKFWTTINEANVFTIGGYNDGDTPPGRCSLPGKNCLLGNSSTETYIVGHNLLLAHASASRLYKQKYKDKQGGSIGFGLYLMGLTPSTSSKDDAIATQRAKDFYFGWFLGPLIFGDYPDTMKRTIGSRLPVFSEEESEQVKGSSDFIGINHXFAASVTNIKFKPSISGNPDFYSDMGAYVTYLGNFSVIEYPVAPWTMEAVLEYIKQSYDNPPVYILENGTPMTQHKDTHRVEYMNAYIGGVLKSIRNGSDTRGYFVWSFMDLFELIGRYDYGYGLYSVNFSDPHRKRSPRLSAHWYSDFLKGKTSFLDSKGIKELQSNFSSSS, encoded by the exons ATGGAACAgttttttgctctgtttaccatttttctatcttttgcTTTCCCCGGGAGATGCAGCGACGTTTTCAGCAGATCTGATTTCCCCGAGGGATTCCTCTTCGGAGCTGGCACTTCTGCTTATCAG TGGGAAGGAGCTGCTGCGGAAGATGGAAGGAAACCTAGCGTGTGGGACACTCTTTGTTACTCTC GTAACATTGGTAACGGAGATGTAACATGTGATGGGTATCACAAGTATAag GAAGATGTGAAGCTGATGGTAGACACTAACTTAGATGCCTTCAGATTCTCTATATCTTGGTCTAGGCTAATACCTA ATGGAAGAGGCTCTGTTAACCAAAAGGGTCTACAGTTCTACAAGAACCTCATCAGCGAATTAATAACCCATGGGATTGAACCACATGTTACACTGTATCACTACGATCATCCTCAGTATCTTGAGGATGAATATGGAGGATGGGTCAACAATATGATGAT CAAAGACTTCACTGCTTATGTAGATGTTTGTTTCAGAGAGTTTGGGAACTATGTCAAATTCTGGACCACTATCAATGAGGCTAATGTATTTACTATTGGAGGTTACAACGATGGGGATACACCGCCTGGTCGTTGTTCTTTACCGGGCAAAAACTGCTTGTTAGGGAACTCTTCTACTGAAACATATATTGTAGGCCATAACTTACTTCTTGCGCACGCCTCTGCTTCAAGACTATATAAGCAAAAGTACAAG GATAAGCAGGGTGGTTCCATAGGCTTTGGCTTATATTTAATGGGGTTGACTCCTTCTACAAGCTCCAAGGATGATGCCATTGCAACTCAAAGAGCCAAAGATTTCTATTTCGGTTG GTTCCTTGGACCTCTTATATTTGGAGACTATCCAGATACAATGAAAAGAACCATTGGATCAAGACTGCCAGTTTTCTCAGAGGAAGAATCAGAACAAGTTAAAGGCTCATCTGACTTCATAGGAATCAATCATTAGTTTGCGGCTTCTGTcacaaacatcaaattcaAACCTTCTATTTCTGGAAACCCGGACTTCTACTCAGACATGGGCGCATATGTGACTT ACCTTGGGAATTTTTCAGTTATAGAG TATCCTGTTGCTCCGTGGACTATGGAAGCTGTCCTAGAGTATATAAAGCAGAGCTATGACAATCCTCCTGTCTACATTCTTGAGAATG GTACACCGATGACGCAACACAAGGATACACATAGGGTGGAATACATGAATGCTTACATTGGTGGTGTGCTCAAATCCATAAG GAATGGATCAGACACTAGAGGCTATTTTGTATGGTCATTTATGGATTTATTCGAGCTTATAGGGCGGTACGATTATGGTTATGGATTGTACTCTGTAAATTTCAGTGATCCACATCGCAAGAGATCTCCTAGACTCTCTGCTCATTGGTACTCTGATTTTCTCAAGGGCAAaacttcttttcttgattccAAAGGCATCAAGGAATTGCAGAGcaacttctcttcttcctcttag
- the BGLU6 gene encoding beta glucosidase 6 → MVDTNLDAFRFSISWSRLIPNRRGPVNQKGLQFYKNLIQELVNHGIEPYVTLHHFDHPQYLEDEYEGWLNHMIVEDFTAYADVCFREFGNHVKFWTTINEGNIFSIGGYNDGDSPPGRCSIPGQNCLLGNSSTEPYIVGHNLLLAHASVSRLYKQNYKDKQGGSIGFSILTIGFSPSTSSKDDAIATQRANDFFNGWMLGPLIYGDYPDTMKRIVGSRMPVFSEEESEQVKGSSDYIGINHYLAASITNSKLKPSISGNPDFYSDMNVILSFFANFSSSEYDVAPWAIEAVL, encoded by the exons ATGGTGGACACTAACTTAGATGCTTTCAGATTCTCCATCTCTTGGTCTAGGCTAATACCTA ATAGAAGAGGCCCTGTTAACCAAAAGGGTCTTCAGTTCTACAAGAATCTTATCCAAGAATTAGTAAACCATG GAATTGAACCATATGTTACACTGCACCACTTTGATCATCCTCAATATCTTGAGGACGAATATGAAGGATGGCTCAACCACATGATCGT CGAAGACTTTACTGCTTATGCAGATGTTTGCTTCAGAGAGTTTGGAAACCATGTCAAATTCTGGACCACGATCAACGAGGGCAATATATTCTCTATTGGAGGTTACAACGATGGGGATTCACCGCCTGGTCGTTGTTCCATACCAGGCCAAAACTGCTTATTAGGGAACTCTTCCACTGAACCATATATTGTAGGCCATAATTTGTTGCTTGCGCACGCCTCTGTTTCAAGACTATATAAGCAAAATTACAAG GATAAGCAGGGAGGTTCCATAGGCTTTAGCATATTGACGATAGGGTTTAGTCCTTCCACAAGCTCCAAAGATGATGCCATTGCAACTCAAAGAGCCAACGATTTCTTCAACGGCTG GATGCTTGGGCCTCTTATATATGGAGACTATCCGGATACAATGAAAAGAATCGTCGGATCAAGAATGCCCGTTTTCTCGGAGGAAGAATCAGAACAAGTGAAAGGCTCATCTGACTATATAGGAATCAATCACTATCTTGCAGCTTCTATCACAAACAGCAAACTGAAACCTTCTATTTCAGGAAACCCTGATTTCTACTCAGACATGAACGTAATTTTGAGTT TCTTTGCgaatttttcatcttctgaG TATGATGTTGCTCCATGGGCTATAGAAGCTGTCTTGTAG
- the BGLU6 gene encoding beta glucosidase 6 (beta glucosidase 6 (BGLU6); FUNCTIONS IN: cation binding, hydrolase activity, hydrolyzing O-glycosyl compounds, catalytic activity; INVOLVED IN: carbohydrate metabolic process; LOCATED IN: endomembrane system; EXPRESSED IN: 16 plant structures; EXPRESSED DURING: 10 growth stages; CONTAINS InterPro DOMAIN/s: Glycoside hydrolase, family 1 (InterPro:IPR001360), Glycoside hydrolase, family 1, active site (InterPro:IPR018120), Glycoside hydrolase, catalytic core (InterPro:IPR017853), Glycoside hydrolase, subgroup, catalytic core (InterPro:IPR013781); BEST Arabidopsis thaliana protein match is: beta glucosidase 4 (TAIR:AT1G60090.1).) — MEKTFALITIFLAFAFSGKCSDVFSRCDFPEGFVFGSSTSAYQWEGAVAEDGRKPSVWDRFCHSHNNQGNGDITCDGYHKYKEDVKLMVDTNLDAFRFSISWSRLIPNRRGPVNQKGLQFYKNLIQELVNHGIEPYVTLHHFDHPQYLEDEYEGWLNHMIVEDFTAYADVCFREFGNHVKFWTTINEGNIFSIGGYNDGDSPPGRCSIPGQNCLLGNSSTEPYIVGHNLLLAHASVSRLYKQNYKDKQGGSIGFSILTIGFSPSTSSKDDAIATQRANDFFNGWMLGPLIYGDYPDTMKRIVGSRMPVFSEEESEQVKGSSDYIGINHYLAASITNSKLKPSISGNPDFYSDMNVILSFFANFSSSEYDVAPWAIEAVL; from the exons atggaaaagactTTTGCTCTGATTAccatttttcttgcttttgctttCTCCGGGAAATGCAGCGACGTTTTCAGCAGATGTGATTTTCCTGAGGGATTCGTCTTTGGATCTTCCACTTCTGCTTATCAG TGGGAAGGAGCTGTTGCGGAAGACGGAAGGAAACCTAGTGTCTGGGACAGATTTTGTCACTCAC ATAATAACCAAGGTAACGGAGATATAACATGTGATGGGTATCACAAATACAAg GAAGATGTGAAGTTGATGGTGGACACTAACTTAGATGCTTTCAGATTCTCCATCTCTTGGTCTAGGCTAATACCTA ATAGAAGAGGCCCTGTTAACCAAAAGGGTCTTCAGTTCTACAAGAATCTTATCCAAGAATTAGTAAACCATG GAATTGAACCATATGTTACACTGCACCACTTTGATCATCCTCAATATCTTGAGGACGAATATGAAGGATGGCTCAACCACATGATCGT CGAAGACTTTACTGCTTATGCAGATGTTTGCTTCAGAGAGTTTGGAAACCATGTCAAATTCTGGACCACGATCAACGAGGGCAATATATTCTCTATTGGAGGTTACAACGATGGGGATTCACCGCCTGGTCGTTGTTCCATACCAGGCCAAAACTGCTTATTAGGGAACTCTTCCACTGAACCATATATTGTAGGCCATAATTTGTTGCTTGCGCACGCCTCTGTTTCAAGACTATATAAGCAAAATTACAAG GATAAGCAGGGAGGTTCCATAGGCTTTAGCATATTGACGATAGGGTTTAGTCCTTCCACAAGCTCCAAAGATGATGCCATTGCAACTCAAAGAGCCAACGATTTCTTCAACGGCTG GATGCTTGGGCCTCTTATATATGGAGACTATCCGGATACAATGAAAAGAATCGTCGGATCAAGAATGCCCGTTTTCTCGGAGGAAGAATCAGAACAAGTGAAAGGCTCATCTGACTATATAGGAATCAATCACTATCTTGCAGCTTCTATCACAAACAGCAAACTGAAACCTTCTATTTCAGGAAACCCTGATTTCTACTCAGACATGAACGTAATTTTGAGTT TCTTTGCgaatttttcatcttctgaG TATGATGTTGCTCCATGGGCTATAGAAGCTGTCTTGTAG